One Ignavibacteria bacterium genomic window carries:
- the bshA gene encoding N-acetyl-alpha-D-glucosaminyl L-malate synthase BshA, translating into MKIGITCYPTYGGSGVVATELGKALALRGHEVHFISYALPMRLQGFIQNIYYHEVESFNYPLFDNPMYTLTLTSKIVEVAMMNDIELIHAHYAIPHATSAYLAREILKNEKKYSNHLKVITTLHGTDITLIGLEPSFLPVMKFSIEQSDGVTAVSNFLREKTVTSYQINKDIKVIPNFIDTNKYKREVDDKTECFRKNYAPNGEKILIHTSNFRPLKRVEDVIRIFNEVRKKVPSKLLLVGDGPERGDAERLTRELEISNDVKFLGKQDALVEILSIADLFLMPSQSESFGLSALEAMSCSVPVISSSIGGLPELNVHGETGYIAEIGDVERMSRYAIDLLTNEKKFALFCRQARQRAETFSEDRIVPLYENFYEEVICKK; encoded by the coding sequence ATGAAAATAGGTATCACGTGTTATCCGACTTACGGGGGTAGTGGTGTTGTTGCAACGGAGCTTGGTAAAGCGCTCGCACTGCGCGGGCATGAAGTTCATTTTATTTCTTATGCTCTGCCAATGCGTCTGCAGGGATTTATTCAGAATATTTATTATCACGAGGTGGAGTCTTTTAATTATCCGCTTTTCGATAATCCCATGTACACGCTAACACTTACGAGCAAAATTGTCGAAGTTGCTATGATGAATGACATTGAGCTTATCCACGCGCATTATGCAATTCCTCATGCAACAAGCGCATATCTTGCAAGGGAAATTTTAAAGAATGAAAAGAAATACTCGAATCATTTAAAAGTTATCACAACTTTGCACGGAACGGATATTACGCTTATAGGACTCGAGCCTTCGTTTCTGCCTGTTATGAAATTCAGTATTGAGCAGTCTGACGGTGTTACTGCCGTATCAAATTTTCTGCGGGAGAAAACAGTTACAAGCTACCAAATTAATAAAGACATAAAAGTCATTCCGAACTTTATTGATACGAATAAATACAAAAGAGAAGTTGATGATAAGACCGAATGTTTCAGAAAAAATTATGCGCCAAACGGCGAAAAGATTTTAATTCATACCTCAAACTTCAGACCATTGAAACGGGTTGAAGATGTCATAAGAATTTTTAATGAAGTGAGAAAAAAAGTTCCTTCAAAGTTACTGCTTGTCGGTGATGGTCCGGAAAGGGGAGATGCTGAACGCCTCACACGCGAGCTCGAGATTTCCAACGATGTGAAATTTTTGGGAAAGCAGGATGCTCTTGTAGAAATTTTGTCAATAGCTGACTTATTTTTAATGCCTTCGCAATCAGAAAGCTTCGGTCTTTCAGCGCTTGAGGCAATGAGCTGCAGCGTTCCTGTTATTTCATCAAGCATAGGCGGTTTGCCTGAGCTTAACGTTCACGGTGAAACGGGCTACATTGCCGAAATAGGAGATGTTGAAAGAATGTCAAGGTATGCAATTGATTTATTAACAAATGAAAAAAAGTTTGCGTTGTTCTGCAGACAGGCAAGACAGCGAGCCGAAACTTTCAGCGAAGACAGAATCGTTCCGTTGTACGAAAATTTTTATGAAGAGGTTATTTGTAAGAAATAA
- a CDS encoding outer membrane beta-barrel protein, translated as MKKLTLLGVIFVFCLISNVSLAQHFSPKFGFKGGMSNSTQSVDLTNDTLELLYERDNRYRAGYTFGVFTDFLWYKYITVGTGLDFFQKGHKLEITVTSETGQVLGTDYVTYNQNYLIWNLYAKISPPGLERVHPYVIIAPRLDFFLGYKWYFAGDQEANVEDYVLERYKKVSPSVSFGAGVEINKIIPYSIILEFMYVPDLTAQFNENGNKFWNTAYSISAGLKF; from the coding sequence ATGAAAAAATTAACCCTGCTGGGAGTAATATTCGTTTTTTGTTTAATTTCTAATGTTTCTTTAGCGCAGCATTTTTCACCGAAATTTGGTTTTAAAGGTGGAATGAGCAACTCAACCCAAAGTGTAGATTTAACAAATGATACACTTGAGCTGCTTTATGAAAGAGATAATAGATACAGAGCGGGATACACATTTGGAGTCTTCACGGATTTTCTATGGTATAAGTATATAACTGTTGGTACTGGGTTGGATTTTTTTCAGAAAGGACATAAGCTTGAAATTACAGTTACTTCAGAAACAGGACAAGTATTAGGAACCGATTATGTTACTTATAATCAAAATTATTTAATCTGGAACTTGTATGCCAAGATAAGTCCGCCCGGACTTGAAAGAGTTCATCCATACGTAATAATTGCCCCTCGTCTTGATTTTTTTCTGGGTTATAAATGGTATTTTGCCGGAGACCAGGAAGCAAACGTTGAAGATTATGTATTAGAGAGATATAAAAAAGTATCGCCAAGTGTATCTTTTGGTGCAGGAGTTGAAATAAATAAAATAATTCCATATTCAATTATCCTTGAATTTATGTATGTTCCTGATTTGACTGCTCAGTTTAATGAAAACGGAAATAAATTTTGGAATACAGCATATAGTATTTCCGCAGGATTAAAATTTTAA
- a CDS encoding rhomboid family intramembrane serine protease, with protein MNTFNRRPGLFGGFSFFPPVLKILLVLNIAVFLIQAFFLGNFTIDGVPAEQYLIRYFYLWPIDSGYFMPWQLITYMFLHGGFMHLFMNMFILWMFGFELENIWGSKKFLIYYMMCGFAAAVANEIIAPMFTTTGPTVGASGAIYGILAAFAFLFPNRPIYIYFMIPVKAKYVILLYMFFDFMNILSSANTGIAHIAHLGGAVAGFIYLWITTRRGRGMSMRFKKPDIFDKFNTKQDSGNIYTSYTNGSSKEQKPKEVKFEEIKNEPVIDKYQEESKEQERMAQKRIDEILDKLSQGGYASLTDEEKKILFHESKKLR; from the coding sequence ATGAATACCTTTAACAGACGACCGGGATTATTCGGCGGATTCAGTTTTTTCCCACCTGTTCTGAAAATACTCCTTGTACTTAACATAGCAGTTTTTCTTATTCAGGCATTTTTCTTAGGGAATTTTACTATAGACGGCGTTCCGGCAGAACAATATTTAATAAGATATTTTTACCTATGGCCAATAGACAGCGGATATTTCATGCCGTGGCAGTTAATTACATACATGTTCCTGCATGGCGGGTTTATGCATTTGTTCATGAATATGTTTATCCTGTGGATGTTCGGCTTCGAGCTTGAAAATATATGGGGTTCAAAAAAGTTTTTGATTTATTACATGATGTGCGGTTTTGCTGCAGCTGTTGCAAATGAAATCATTGCGCCTATGTTTACAACAACAGGACCGACTGTCGGAGCATCGGGTGCAATTTACGGAATACTTGCAGCGTTTGCTTTCTTATTCCCGAACAGACCGATTTATATTTATTTCATGATTCCCGTAAAAGCAAAGTATGTAATTTTGCTTTATATGTTTTTTGATTTTATGAATATCCTTTCAAGTGCCAATACAGGCATTGCACACATTGCACATCTCGGAGGTGCAGTTGCAGGATTTATTTATTTATGGATAACAACAAGACGTGGACGGGGAATGAGCATGCGTTTTAAGAAACCTGATATTTTTGATAAGTTCAACACTAAACAGGATAGCGGGAACATATACACAAGCTATACCAACGGTTCATCGAAAGAGCAAAAGCCAAAAGAAGTTAAGTTTGAAGAAATAAAAAATGAACCGGTAATAGATAAATATCAGGAAGAATCAAAAGAACAGGAACGCATGGCACAGAAAAGAATCGATGAAATACTTGACAAGCTTTCACAGGGTGGCTATGCAAGCTTAACTGATGAAGAAAAAAAGATTTTATTCCACGAAAGCAAAAAATTGAGATAA
- a CDS encoding potassium transporter Kup — MSSSYEHKGKKYLALLSLTALGVVYGDIGTSPLYALKECFHGPHAIPLTHDNIYGILSLIFWSLILIISIKYSILVLRADNEGEGGILALMALVNNKISGKTKAIIIALALFGAALLYGDGIITPAISILSAVEGLSVATPYFDHFILPITIVIIIILFLFQKKGTSGIGKIFGPITLIWFTTLAVLGISWIIQNPSVLASVNPYWGVNFFIENGFHGFIILGSVFLVVTGGEALYADLGHFGRFPIRAAWFIIVLPGLTLNYFGQGAFLLARPDKVSNPFYNMGPEWALYPMVIIATFAAIIASQAVISGAFSLTFQALQLGYLPRLKIDYTSEKEAGQIYIPRLNYLMCAAVILLVISFETSSNLAAAYGIAVSSTMVTTTILLFIAMTRLWKWKLPFAIAVAGFFFVIDIAFWSSNMLKLWQGGWFPLLFGALIYFIMTTWKHGRRELMDKIQKETQPIENIIEDLISTRMFTIPGTAIYMSSNRKSTPPPLILNIRHHKLLHKQIIILNISYLKVPHVKLEEKIEIENPLEGFYKVIAFYGFMDKTNIDEVIHVLNERGIKVDKNKTTFFLGRESLLVKDKNIFHRLRNKIFVLLSNNSQRATEFFNLPNDKVFEVGTQVEL, encoded by the coding sequence TTGAGTAGCTCGTACGAGCACAAAGGAAAAAAGTATTTAGCATTACTCTCACTCACCGCACTCGGAGTTGTTTACGGCGACATAGGAACAAGTCCCCTCTATGCACTCAAAGAATGTTTTCATGGTCCGCATGCAATACCGCTTACCCATGATAATATTTATGGCATCCTCTCACTTATTTTCTGGTCGTTAATATTAATTATCTCAATTAAATATTCCATTCTTGTTCTGCGCGCTGATAACGAAGGTGAAGGCGGAATACTTGCATTGATGGCGCTTGTTAACAACAAGATATCGGGAAAAACTAAAGCAATTATTATCGCTCTGGCATTATTTGGTGCAGCACTGCTTTATGGCGATGGAATTATCACACCTGCCATTTCCATATTATCTGCAGTTGAAGGACTTTCAGTTGCTACTCCTTACTTTGATCATTTTATATTACCAATTACAATAGTAATCATAATTATCCTTTTTCTTTTTCAGAAAAAAGGGACAAGCGGTATTGGAAAAATTTTCGGACCAATTACATTAATCTGGTTCACGACGCTTGCGGTATTAGGAATAAGCTGGATTATACAAAATCCTTCCGTGCTTGCTTCTGTAAATCCATATTGGGGCGTAAACTTTTTCATTGAAAACGGATTTCACGGATTTATTATTTTAGGTTCGGTATTTCTTGTTGTAACGGGGGGTGAAGCTTTATATGCTGATCTTGGACATTTCGGAAGATTCCCTATAAGAGCTGCATGGTTCATTATTGTTTTGCCGGGATTAACATTAAATTACTTCGGGCAGGGTGCCTTTCTGCTTGCAAGACCTGACAAAGTTAGTAACCCATTTTATAATATGGGACCGGAATGGGCTTTATATCCTATGGTTATTATAGCAACATTTGCCGCAATAATTGCATCACAAGCGGTAATATCCGGCGCATTCTCACTTACGTTCCAAGCATTACAATTGGGTTATTTACCAAGGTTAAAGATAGATTATACGTCTGAAAAAGAAGCAGGGCAAATATATATTCCCCGTTTAAATTATTTAATGTGCGCTGCTGTTATATTGCTCGTGATTAGTTTTGAAACATCAAGCAATTTAGCAGCAGCATACGGTATTGCAGTTTCATCGACTATGGTTACGACTACTATCTTATTATTTATTGCGATGACAAGACTTTGGAAATGGAAGCTGCCTTTTGCAATTGCAGTCGCAGGGTTTTTCTTTGTAATTGATATTGCTTTTTGGAGTTCAAACATGCTTAAACTTTGGCAGGGTGGATGGTTCCCGCTGTTGTTTGGTGCGCTAATTTATTTTATTATGACTACATGGAAACATGGACGAAGAGAGCTTATGGATAAAATTCAGAAAGAAACGCAGCCGATTGAAAATATTATTGAGGATTTAATAAGCACGAGAATGTTCACGATTCCCGGAACGGCAATTTATATGTCAAGCAACAGAAAAAGCACACCGCCGCCGCTTATTTTAAACATCAGGCATCATAAGCTTTTGCATAAGCAGATTATCATTTTAAATATCAGTTACCTTAAAGTTCCGCACGTAAAACTCGAAGAAAAAATTGAGATAGAAAATCCACTCGAGGGATTTTATAAAGTAATTGCGTTCTATGGATTTATGGATAAAACTAATATAGATGAAGTAATTCATGTATTAAATGAGCGCGGAATTAAAGTTGACAAAAACAAAACTACATTCTTCCTCGGCAGAGAATCGCTTTTAGTTAAAGATAAAAATATTTTCCATCGTTTGAGAAATAAAATTTTTGTTCTCCTTTCTAACAACTCACAGCGCGCAACCGAGTTTTTTAATTTGCCGAATGATAAAGTTTTTGAAGTCGGCACTCAGGTGGAACTCTGA
- a CDS encoding ABC transporter ATP-binding protein yields the protein MDKLLEVKNLRTYFYTDDGVSRAVDDVCFELSKGETLGIVGESGCGKSVTSLSIMRLIPEPPGKIAGGEIIFKGKDLLKISEKEMRDIRGNDISMIFQEPMTSLNPVFTCGNQIEEAIILHQKASKEEAKRKAIEMLKLVGIPAPAQRYGEYPHQLSGGMRQRVMIAIALACNPEILIADEPTTALDVTVQAQILELIKKLQTDLGMGVIIITHDLGVIAEVSDRVCVMYASKVAEYGPVKEIFKNPKHPYTIGLLNSIPKSTDKRKSTLATIEGSVPPATHYPKGCHFCTRCFFAIEKCWNEEPPLEPIGSPDHLAACWRKEEPLYQMYTDAMKIAKAS from the coding sequence ATGGATAAACTTTTAGAAGTAAAGAACTTAAGGACGTATTTTTATACCGATGACGGCGTTTCAAGAGCTGTTGATGATGTTTGCTTTGAGCTTTCAAAGGGCGAGACTTTGGGAATAGTCGGAGAATCAGGATGCGGAAAAAGCGTTACTTCGCTTTCTATTATGAGGTTGATTCCCGAACCTCCGGGAAAAATTGCCGGCGGCGAAATCATATTTAAAGGAAAAGACCTGTTAAAAATTTCCGAGAAAGAAATGCGCGACATTCGAGGAAACGACATTAGCATGATTTTTCAGGAACCGATGACTTCGCTTAATCCAGTTTTTACCTGCGGAAATCAAATCGAAGAAGCAATTATTCTGCATCAAAAAGCTTCTAAGGAGGAAGCAAAAAGAAAAGCAATCGAGATGTTAAAGCTTGTCGGTATTCCGGCTCCCGCGCAGAGATACGGCGAATATCCTCACCAGCTTTCAGGCGGTATGAGACAGCGTGTTATGATTGCAATAGCGCTTGCATGCAATCCCGAAATATTAATTGCAGACGAGCCGACAACTGCGCTCGACGTTACAGTTCAGGCGCAAATACTTGAGCTTATAAAAAAACTTCAGACAGATTTAGGAATGGGCGTGATTATAATTACTCATGACCTTGGAGTTATTGCGGAAGTTTCCGACAGAGTCTGCGTTATGTATGCATCTAAAGTTGCCGAGTATGGTCCTGTAAAAGAAATTTTTAAAAATCCGAAGCATCCATATACAATCGGGCTTCTTAACTCAATTCCGAAGTCAACTGATAAAAGAAAATCAACTCTTGCGACAATTGAGGGCTCGGTTCCGCCTGCAACTCATTATCCGAAAGGATGTCATTTCTGTACAAGATGTTTCTTTGCAATCGAAAAATGCTGGAACGAAGAGCCGCCGCTTGAACCAATCGGCTCACCTGACCATCTTGCAGCATGCTGGAGAAAAGAAGAACCTCTTTACCAGATGTACACCGATGCAATGAAGATTGCGAAAGCAAGCTAA
- a CDS encoding T9SS type A sorting domain-containing protein gives MKKFLLLFLLTVTSFQFAFAGNDDPFTVELEALNIPGAPGLHSFTFAKHDNKWLLIGGRTNGLHGMTPSTAFPRTYANRMVYVIDYNTNQVWSRNLFTDLSIAQADPLRSTNLQGIQVGTKLYVCGGFGIDSLIGNYETFPMLTAIDVPQMMNAVINGTSMASSVKQVKDTRVEVCGGDMEYMNGFFYLIGGHDFRGNYIQVGNNDQKYTNSYKKFKIDETSSTISITDYYEYIDTVNLHRRDLNVSPALKPDMTPYIIIYGGVFQHNIDLPFQNPVYMDANGCSVDMSFTQKMCQYHTAHLSMFDSVTGKMYTTLFGGTSLYDYNSGNYERDTLVPFIDDIVLLTKNANGSTIEEVLPAKMPGLLGTSSEMIKSENVSAYDNQVIKFRSIQGRTLVGYIYGGIRATLPNGGPSTANDVIYKVFITPNPVSVENISSEVPEKYSLSQNYPNPFNPVTNIEFKISNPDFVKLKVYDVMGKEVSALVNQNLTPGTYKINFDGSRLTSGMYFYKLETSKFTDVKKMILIK, from the coding sequence ATGAAAAAATTCTTATTACTCTTTTTGCTCACAGTTACATCTTTTCAATTTGCATTTGCAGGAAACGATGACCCATTCACTGTAGAGCTTGAAGCATTGAACATTCCCGGCGCACCCGGACTTCATTCATTTACATTTGCAAAACATGACAACAAGTGGCTGTTAATCGGGGGACGAACAAACGGCTTGCACGGAATGACACCTTCAACGGCATTCCCGAGAACATATGCAAACAGAATGGTTTATGTAATTGATTATAATACTAATCAGGTTTGGTCACGAAATTTATTTACAGATTTATCAATCGCGCAAGCTGACCCTCTGCGTTCAACAAATCTTCAGGGCATTCAGGTCGGTACAAAGCTTTATGTATGCGGCGGATTCGGAATCGATAGCTTAATCGGGAACTATGAAACATTCCCGATGCTTACTGCAATTGACGTTCCGCAAATGATGAATGCCGTAATAAACGGGACTTCCATGGCATCTTCAGTTAAGCAAGTTAAAGATACCCGCGTTGAAGTTTGCGGCGGTGATATGGAATATATGAACGGGTTTTTCTATTTAATCGGCGGTCATGATTTCAGAGGAAATTACATTCAAGTAGGCAACAATGACCAGAAATATACAAACTCGTATAAAAAATTTAAAATAGACGAAACATCTTCAACTATTTCAATAACCGATTATTACGAATACATTGATACCGTTAATCTTCACAGAAGAGATTTAAATGTCTCACCTGCTTTGAAACCGGACATGACTCCATATATAATTATTTACGGAGGTGTCTTTCAACATAATATTGATTTACCGTTTCAGAATCCTGTTTACATGGATGCAAACGGATGTTCGGTTGATATGAGCTTCACACAAAAGATGTGTCAGTACCATACAGCACATCTTTCTATGTTTGATTCGGTAACGGGCAAAATGTACACCACGTTATTCGGCGGAACAAGCCTTTATGATTATAATAGCGGAAATTATGAACGCGATACACTTGTACCGTTTATTGACGATATTGTATTGTTGACCAAAAATGCAAACGGCTCCACAATAGAAGAAGTTTTGCCTGCAAAAATGCCCGGACTTTTGGGAACCAGTTCTGAGATGATTAAATCTGAAAACGTTTCTGCTTATGACAATCAGGTTATAAAGTTCAGAAGCATTCAGGGAAGAACACTTGTCGGTTATATTTATGGCGGCATCAGAGCAACATTGCCAAACGGCGGTCCAAGCACAGCGAATGATGTTATATATAAAGTTTTCATAACTCCGAATCCTGTTTCTGTTGAAAATATTTCAAGTGAAGTTCCTGAAAAATATTCTCTTTCTCAAAATTATCCGAATCCTTTTAATCCGGTTACAAACATTGAGTTTAAAATTTCGAACCCTGATTTTGTGAAATTGAAAGTATATGACGTTATGGGAAAAGAGGTTTCTGCATTGGTAAATCAAAATTTAACACCGGGAACATATAAAATAAATTTCGACGGAAGCAGGTTAACAAGCGGAATGTATTTTTACAAGCTTGAAACTTCTAAGTTTACAGACGTGAAAAAAATGATTTTGATAAAGTAA
- the ispG gene encoding (E)-4-hydroxy-3-methylbut-2-enyl-diphosphate synthase, with protein sequence MIVTTDSKKYCNSLTEYSRYHTREVFIGDIPLGGNNPIRIQSMTTTDTMNTQATVEQCIRIIEAGADYVRITAPSMNEAKNLENIKKELRKRGYKAPLIADIHFTPNAAELAARIVEKVRVNPGNYADKKKFQVYNYTDEHYTSELERIREKFTPLVLICKEYGTAMRIGTNHGSLSDRIMSRYGDTPLGMVESALEFVRICQENNFYNIVLSMKASNPKVMVEAYRLLVNKMEEEEMNYPLHLGVTEAGEGEDGRIKSAVGIGTLLEDGLGDTIRVSLTEEPELEVPVCKRLVERYSRRDNTKLIPAIHENPINPFDYEKRSSIEINKTGGHHVPVVILTLNEKQTVKPENLADIGYNYDASLDKWNINDIAADYIYLKNKDIDFNLPGTLKKIFDYGHWMGLENKNDSFPLLTPSQYTKDINLSDKQNFLLLTIDDLTHELVAKLKNDDTTVLILRTDNENALAEIRAAFIHLKDIKNPVIIKREYKEIDEENLMLYSSTDVGGLLIDGLGDGIWLESDTINANKLNNISFGILQATRTRISKTEYISCPSCGRTLFDLQETTAKIRNRTHHLKGIKIAIMGCIVNGPGEMADADYGYVGSGPGKITLYKGKEVVKRSINTEFALDELITLIKENGDWVNPLVS encoded by the coding sequence ATGATAGTAACTACAGATTCTAAAAAATACTGCAACAGTTTAACCGAATACTCGCGTTATCATACCCGCGAAGTGTTCATCGGTGATATTCCTCTTGGCGGAAACAACCCTATCCGTATTCAATCAATGACCACCACAGATACGATGAACACTCAGGCAACTGTCGAGCAGTGCATCCGCATAATCGAAGCAGGTGCCGACTATGTCCGCATCACCGCTCCGAGCATGAACGAAGCTAAGAATCTGGAGAACATAAAAAAAGAGCTTCGCAAAAGAGGATACAAAGCACCGCTGATTGCCGATATTCATTTCACTCCAAATGCCGCTGAACTTGCCGCAAGAATTGTTGAGAAAGTCCGCGTCAATCCCGGTAACTATGCCGATAAGAAAAAATTTCAGGTTTATAATTATACCGATGAACATTACACCAGCGAGCTCGAAAGAATAAGAGAAAAATTTACTCCGCTTGTTTTGATTTGCAAAGAATACGGAACGGCAATGCGTATCGGCACAAATCACGGTTCGCTTTCAGACAGAATAATGAGCCGTTACGGTGACACACCGCTTGGTATGGTTGAGTCTGCACTTGAGTTTGTTCGCATCTGCCAGGAAAATAATTTTTATAACATCGTGCTTTCAATGAAAGCAAGCAATCCGAAGGTGATGGTTGAAGCTTACCGTTTGCTTGTTAACAAAATGGAAGAGGAAGAAATGAATTACCCTCTTCATCTTGGCGTAACCGAAGCAGGTGAAGGTGAGGACGGAAGAATTAAATCGGCGGTTGGAATCGGAACGCTTTTAGAAGACGGGCTTGGTGATACAATAAGAGTTTCGCTCACCGAAGAACCTGAGCTTGAAGTTCCTGTCTGCAAAAGACTTGTCGAGAGATATTCAAGAAGAGATAACACAAAGCTGATTCCTGCTATTCATGAAAATCCGATTAACCCGTTTGATTACGAAAAGAGAAGTTCAATTGAGATAAATAAAACGGGCGGGCATCATGTTCCTGTTGTGATTTTAACACTCAACGAAAAACAAACAGTAAAACCTGAAAACCTTGCTGACATCGGTTATAACTATGATGCTTCACTTGATAAGTGGAACATAAACGATATTGCTGCGGATTATATCTATTTAAAGAACAAAGACATTGATTTTAATTTACCCGGAACACTGAAAAAGATTTTTGATTATGGTCATTGGATGGGTCTTGAAAACAAAAATGATTCATTTCCGCTTTTAACTCCTTCACAATATACAAAGGATATTAATTTATCTGATAAACAGAATTTTTTACTGCTTACAATCGATGACTTAACTCATGAGCTTGTTGCAAAATTAAAAAACGATGACACGACGGTTTTGATTTTAAGAACCGATAATGAAAATGCTCTTGCAGAAATCCGCGCAGCATTCATTCATCTTAAGGACATAAAAAATCCTGTTATTATTAAACGCGAATATAAAGAAATCGATGAAGAAAATTTAATGCTTTATTCCTCGACAGATGTTGGCGGATTATTAATCGACGGACTCGGTGATGGAATCTGGCTTGAAAGCGACACGATTAACGCAAATAAGCTTAACAATATATCTTTCGGGATTTTACAAGCGACAAGGACAAGAATTTCAAAAACAGAGTATATTTCATGCCCTTCCTGCGGCAGAACTTTGTTCGATTTGCAGGAAACTACCGCAAAAATCCGCAATCGCACCCACCACCTGAAAGGCATAAAAATTGCAATAATGGGATGTATTGTGAACGGACCGGGCGAAATGGCAGATGCAGATTATGGTTATGTTGGAAGCGGACCCGGAAAAATAACGTTGTACAAAGGAAAAGAAGTTGTTAAACGCAGTATCAATACGGAATTCGCACTTGACGAGCTAATCACTCTTATCAAAGAAAACGGGGATTGGGTAAATCCTCTTGTCTCATAA
- a CDS encoding phosphocholine cytidylyltransferase family protein: MQAVILAAGIGGRLKPLTEDLPKCLLKIGDTNILQITIDNLIDNGIEEFIMVTGYREELIKNYIAYNFTKLKVRYVTNEDYAKTNSAYGLCLAKDLIRDEDIYLLDADILFESDVIRKLNNSHLENPAAVNITSDLNNEMVKVACDMDNRITKIGKNIDLAGAIGEATGIYRLSSYYMQNLFGILSKDMENPANRNEPHEVYLQKMADTNEKRNSQHAIDVSDCICIEIDTEEDYEQAKKLWNEKK; this comes from the coding sequence ATGCAGGCAGTCATATTAGCCGCAGGTATCGGCGGCAGATTAAAACCTTTAACCGAAGATTTGCCAAAATGTCTTCTGAAAATCGGAGACACAAATATTTTGCAAATTACAATAGACAATTTGATTGACAATGGAATCGAAGAATTTATCATGGTAACAGGTTATCGTGAAGAACTTATAAAAAATTACATAGCATACAATTTTACAAAACTTAAAGTCCGCTATGTAACAAATGAAGACTACGCTAAAACAAATTCCGCATATGGACTTTGCCTTGCAAAAGATTTAATTCGTGATGAAGACATTTATTTATTGGATGCCGACATATTATTTGAAAGTGATGTTATACGAAAACTAAATAATTCTCATCTTGAGAATCCGGCAGCTGTTAATATAACCTCCGATTTAAATAATGAAATGGTAAAAGTTGCGTGTGATATGGACAATCGTATTACTAAAATAGGTAAAAACATAGACTTAGCCGGTGCAATTGGAGAAGCAACCGGCATTTACCGTCTTTCTTCATATTATATGCAAAACTTATTCGGTATATTGAGTAAAGACATGGAGAACCCCGCTAACAGGAACGAACCTCACGAGGTTTATCTCCAAAAAATGGCTGATACGAACGAAAAACGGAACAGCCAGCATGCTATTGATGTTTCAGATTGTATATGCATCGAAATAGATACCGAAGAAGATTATGAACAGGCAAAGAAATTATGGAATGAAAAGAAATAA